A genomic region of Ignavibacteriota bacterium contains the following coding sequences:
- a CDS encoding carboxypeptidase-like regulatory domain-containing protein — protein MKYLLIIGGFLFVVAILSGPVAFSQASHPDPGITADVRGIVSDSSNGERLIGVNVILKGTKRGATTNTSGFYTITNVPAGTHQLIISAVGYEPRAILFVVSRKEQITLSVRLTPQPVQTGEVVIQSAGISTLTERSASVHVMTPQEIRALPAIAQSDLLRSLQLLPGITSTSDVSAKFFVRGGASDQNQILLDGMKIHNPFHAFGLFSVLDPDLVRSAEVYTGAFPAGYGGRLSSVVNVTTKEGNLSKISGNATVNFLSGKLELDGPFADDNSWLVSGRTSLFSKTVNRLIPNAAPLSFYDLFVKGTMGTSTGRLGFRGFISSDDVTPVPVDQPDHSWRNAAASLVLSGVADDRLYFDATVNYSYALNRRSPKPGSTVRPAMSRLDEFGVRVELTSFTENQNTFFEGFEIAFPTIQDSIFGYGVFPKEYKDSRVNWSAWTRYVGSWGDLGFDLGIHADAMLLFEGYAPYQGIQPRLTLSYDLGRTWSVKASYGTFTQDMITISNEDDLITLFDAWIFLPDNLRPELARHYVTGIEGNVIPGLAVSLQGYIKDYSSLTLYNPSKVYPADPDYLNGDGDARGIEALIRFASPIVDIYTSYAMSEVTVNAGTTSYAPRYDRRHTIKAVSTFHLFDGFDLTFRWDFGTGYPFTQNAGSYDRLSLTDIATNPFPFGIGTPSRTLGAKNAARLPAYYRWDAGITYRITFEGIRGTAGVSLINLSDHKNILYYDRATGKTDYMIPFFPTAQVSLDF, from the coding sequence GTGAAGTATCTCCTCATCATCGGGGGCTTCCTCTTCGTGGTCGCCATCCTCTCCGGGCCAGTCGCCTTCTCTCAGGCAAGCCATCCCGACCCCGGCATCACCGCCGACGTCCGCGGCATCGTCTCCGACAGCTCCAACGGCGAACGCCTCATCGGCGTGAACGTGATCCTCAAGGGCACGAAACGCGGCGCAACCACGAATACCAGCGGCTTCTATACCATCACGAACGTCCCGGCCGGGACGCATCAACTGATCATCAGCGCCGTGGGGTATGAACCCCGCGCGATCCTCTTTGTCGTCAGCCGCAAAGAACAGATCACCCTCAGTGTCCGCCTCACACCCCAACCGGTACAGACGGGCGAGGTCGTGATCCAATCCGCCGGCATCTCGACCCTCACCGAACGCAGTGCCAGCGTCCATGTGATGACCCCGCAGGAGATCCGCGCGCTTCCCGCGATCGCACAGAGCGACCTGCTCCGCTCCCTGCAACTGCTTCCCGGCATCACCTCCACCTCGGATGTGAGCGCGAAGTTCTTCGTGCGCGGCGGTGCAAGCGACCAGAACCAGATCCTCCTCGATGGAATGAAGATCCACAACCCGTTCCATGCGTTCGGGTTGTTCAGTGTGCTGGACCCTGACCTTGTCCGTTCGGCCGAGGTCTACACCGGCGCATTCCCTGCCGGCTACGGCGGACGCCTGTCATCGGTCGTGAACGTCACGACCAAGGAAGGGAACCTGTCGAAGATCTCCGGCAACGCTACCGTCAATTTCCTCTCCGGCAAACTCGAACTCGATGGCCCCTTTGCGGACGACAACTCCTGGCTCGTAAGCGGACGAACATCCCTGTTCAGCAAGACCGTCAACCGCCTGATCCCCAACGCAGCCCCGCTCTCGTTCTACGATCTCTTCGTCAAAGGGACGATGGGAACGAGCACCGGACGGCTCGGCTTCCGCGGATTCATCAGCAGCGATGATGTGACGCCGGTGCCGGTGGACCAGCCCGATCATTCCTGGCGGAATGCCGCCGCTTCGCTCGTGCTTTCCGGGGTTGCGGATGACCGTCTCTATTTCGATGCGACCGTGAACTACTCCTACGCACTGAACCGGCGTTCGCCCAAACCCGGCTCAACGGTCCGGCCGGCAATGTCGCGCCTCGACGAGTTCGGTGTCCGCGTGGAACTGACCAGCTTCACCGAGAACCAGAACACGTTCTTCGAGGGCTTTGAGATCGCGTTCCCGACGATCCAGGATTCGATCTTTGGCTACGGTGTCTTCCCGAAGGAGTACAAGGACAGCCGCGTCAACTGGTCGGCATGGACCCGCTACGTGGGATCATGGGGAGATCTGGGTTTCGATCTCGGGATCCACGCCGATGCCATGCTCCTCTTCGAAGGGTATGCGCCGTATCAGGGGATCCAGCCGCGCCTGACGCTCTCCTACGATCTGGGCAGGACCTGGTCCGTCAAGGCATCGTACGGCACGTTCACGCAGGACATGATCACGATCAGCAATGAGGATGATCTGATCACGCTCTTCGATGCATGGATATTTCTCCCCGACAACCTGCGGCCCGAGCTGGCCCGCCACTACGTCACCGGCATCGAAGGGAACGTCATCCCCGGACTCGCCGTCAGCCTCCAGGGCTACATCAAGGACTACAGTTCTCTGACGCTGTACAATCCGTCGAAGGTCTACCCCGCCGATCCGGACTATCTCAACGGCGATGGCGACGCCCGGGGCATCGAGGCATTGATCCGCTTCGCATCTCCGATCGTGGACATCTATACCTCGTACGCCATGTCCGAGGTCACGGTGAACGCAGGAACGACGTCCTATGCGCCGCGCTACGACCGCCGGCATACGATCAAGGCGGTTTCCACATTCCATCTTTTCGACGGATTCGATCTCACCTTCCGGTGGGATTTTGGTACCGGCTATCCGTTCACGCAGAACGCCGGGTCGTACGACCGGCTGAGCCTGACCGACATCGCAACCAACCCCTTCCCTTTCGGCATCGGCACCCCATCCAGGACGCTCGGCGCGAAGAATGCAGCCCGGCTGCCTGCATACTACCGCTGGGATGCGGGCATCACGTACAGGATCACCTTCGAGGGGATCCGCGGCACGGCAGGGGTCAGCCTTATCAACCTCTCCGATCACAAGAATATCCTGTACTACGACCGCGCCACGGGGAAGACGGACTACATGATCCCGTTCTTCCCGACGGCGCAGGTGTCACTGGACTTCTGA
- a CDS encoding T9SS type A sorting domain-containing protein has protein sequence MMSPDQAGQKLRVASLGGHSTHTWTYNASDPTTYLAFDVPPGYADSTFARVLSVVDSSGNLWRNTLTFMVRPMKSTVYRTPLNRIAGTAPGSFEIAIVDSSKVKDHLYVIRGGSARGLTGGFSVKDSTTGTELLENHELPDALGFTSPVIDGFKVLIGTVDTLPGMRSWEIPSGIRRFSSVGGYANIGLEGFSSAGYPEAYDRALGTVGMAGHLTFGGIGSTLGASEYHTVLLKLAAVSAIDRWDPTTTPTDENFSRAYRYLGSASSAAADPSFAPWIVNTATGYPYQGYDHSVPFSAWDMESDPPVRLAVGVLENNVAGGLVDGRYWPGLMAVDNSIVRELGFIFKSPYTETPDPALAVNMSNNSSTPLMWVMSFNRRVDANWVAGDQFKIIAYHMPTASDAWTFNPKVVTDVAEVAAPSSFALLQNYPNPFNPSSDIRYQISEFSIVRLAVYDILGREVAVLVNEKKAPGAYQVRFDASSLSSGVYFYRLQVRPSDSVPGRDSRDGAGRFVETKKMLLLR, from the coding sequence ATGATGTCGCCGGATCAGGCCGGCCAAAAACTTCGCGTGGCCAGTCTCGGAGGACACTCGACGCACACCTGGACCTACAATGCGAGTGATCCCACAACGTACCTGGCCTTTGATGTCCCCCCGGGGTATGCCGACTCGACGTTCGCCAGAGTGCTGAGCGTTGTCGACAGCAGCGGCAACCTCTGGCGCAACACGTTGACGTTCATGGTCAGGCCGATGAAATCCACGGTATACAGGACCCCGTTGAACCGCATCGCGGGGACGGCACCGGGCAGCTTCGAGATCGCGATCGTTGACTCCTCGAAGGTGAAGGATCACCTGTATGTGATCCGGGGGGGGAGCGCACGCGGACTGACGGGTGGATTCTCCGTGAAAGACTCGACGACCGGCACCGAGCTTCTCGAGAACCATGAGCTGCCGGATGCACTCGGATTCACGAGTCCGGTGATCGACGGCTTCAAGGTGCTGATCGGCACGGTCGACACCCTGCCCGGCATGCGCTCCTGGGAGATCCCCTCCGGGATCCGCAGGTTCTCATCCGTGGGCGGGTATGCAAACATCGGACTCGAGGGATTCTCGAGCGCGGGCTATCCGGAAGCATACGACCGGGCTCTGGGAACGGTCGGGATGGCCGGACATCTGACGTTCGGCGGGATCGGGAGCACCCTCGGCGCCTCCGAATACCATACTGTGCTGTTGAAGCTAGCCGCCGTTTCAGCCATCGATCGTTGGGATCCCACAACCACGCCGACGGATGAGAACTTCTCCCGGGCGTACCGGTATCTCGGCAGTGCCAGTTCAGCAGCTGCCGATCCCTCATTCGCTCCGTGGATCGTGAACACGGCCACAGGCTACCCCTATCAGGGATATGATCACTCGGTTCCGTTCTCGGCGTGGGATATGGAGAGTGATCCGCCCGTGCGCCTTGCGGTGGGCGTGCTGGAGAACAATGTGGCGGGGGGACTCGTGGACGGGCGGTACTGGCCAGGGCTGATGGCGGTAGATAACAGCATCGTGCGCGAGCTCGGGTTCATCTTCAAGTCGCCGTACACGGAGACGCCCGACCCGGCGCTCGCCGTGAACATGAGCAATAATTCTTCCACGCCGCTCATGTGGGTCATGTCGTTCAACCGTCGGGTCGACGCGAACTGGGTTGCGGGCGATCAATTCAAGATCATTGCGTATCACATGCCCACGGCATCGGACGCGTGGACGTTCAACCCGAAGGTCGTGACGGATGTGGCGGAAGTGGCAGCCCCGTCATCGTTCGCGCTCCTGCAGAATTATCCCAATCCGTTCAACCCGAGTTCAGATATCCGATATCAGATATCTGAATTCAGCATTGTCAGGCTCGCCGTCTATGATATTCTCGGCAGGGAAGTGGCTGTGCTGGTGAATGAAAAGAAGGCTCCCGGGGCATACCAGGTGCGGTTCGATGCATCGTCCCTGTCGAGCGGAGTCTACTTCTATCGTCTCCAGGTCCGCCCTTCGGACTCCGTCCCCGGGCGCGACTCCAGAGACGGAGCCGGGAGATTTGTCGAGACGAAGAAGATGTTGTTGTTGCGGTGA
- a CDS encoding T9SS type A sorting domain-containing protein: MRIIRRRSISFRTSPIPLTRIQISDFRSPHSQCQLSVYDLLGREVAVLVDRSLGPGTYEAEFNASGLPSGAYFYRLRALRTPSSGATPETEQDLSRQRRRCC; the protein is encoded by the coding sequence ATCCGGATCATCCGGCGACGATCGATCTCTTTCAGAACTTCCCCAATCCCTTTAACCCGAATTCAGATATCAGATTTCAGGTCTCCGCATTCTCAATGTCAGCTTTCGGTCTACGACCTTCTGGGCCGCGAAGTGGCGGTGCTCGTGGATCGAAGCCTGGGGCCAGGCACGTACGAGGCTGAATTCAATGCGTCCGGACTCCCCAGCGGGGCATACTTCTATCGCCTCCGGGCCCTTCGGACTCCGTCCTCGGGCGCGACTCCAGAGACGGAGCAGGATCTCTCACGGCAACGAAGAAGATGTTGTTGA